The Miscanthus floridulus cultivar M001 chromosome 17, ASM1932011v1, whole genome shotgun sequence genome has a window encoding:
- the LOC136516962 gene encoding uncharacterized protein isoform X2, translating to MHGTGKANSFYSGDSNGSIDEFGSQCLSVLRAMGLPSTAVFIRDLPADSKSRQELKKAASSFLSAELPEDCKFYLADTKDDLHKFMWLFKEQHLSSPHWRSQRPYVMSEQVCINPDENTGLCTLLVSGYLRAHNLSVNQLVHVSGAGDFQLGQIDVLKDPCPLSERKSSDVMETEDNGIQIVNTFVPDPSSQEPLLVENVPDPLAGEQTWPTEEDMKEADINNKQRKLVKRKLPRGTSEYQAAWIVDDTDDEDNDSDNDNQAGSGMVIDEQGHSDQGSDGSDIDAVSHFTEKFDGETIGDTEMADEENLTKDQIEAEIKKIKEANADDEEFPDEVETPLDVPAKKRFAKFRGLKSFRTSSWDPKESLPSDYARIFAFDNFTRTQKHVLAKMAELDGGVKDCAQLGSYVRLYVKNVPTDIASKLCHPSRRIPVVVSGLFQHESKMSVLHFSIKKHDSYEAPIKSKEPLIFNIGFRQFTARPLFSSDNINCNKHKMERFLHHGRFSVASVYAPISFPPLPLIVLKNRDGEQPAIAAIGTLKSVDPDQIILKKIVLTGYPQRVSKLKAIVRYMFHNPDDVKWFQPVELWTKHGRRGRIKETVGTHGAMKCIFNSSIQQHDTVCMSLYKRAYPKWPEQLYHV from the exons ATGCATGGAACTGGCAAAG CCAATTCATTCTACAGTGGTGATTCGAACGGCTCAATTGACGAGTTTGGATCTCAATGTCTGTCTGTATTGAGGGCCATGGGCTTACCTAGTACAGCCGTTTTCATCCGT GATCTTCCAGCGGATAGTAAAAGTAGGCAGGAATTGAAGAAAGCAGCAAGTTCTTTCCTTTCTGCAGAGCTGCCTGAGGACTGCAAGTTTTACTTAGCAGACACAAAGGATGATTTGCATAAG TTCATGTGGCTTTTCAAGGAGCAGCATCTTTCGTCACCACATTGGAGAAGCCAGAGACCTTATGTTATGTCTGAGCAG GTTTGCATAAATCCTGATGAAAATACAGGATTGTGCACATTGCTCGTGTCTGGATATCTGCGGGCCCACAATCTTTCAGTGAATCAGCTT GTACATGTTTCAGGTGCTGGTGATTTTCAGTTGGGTCAAATTGATGTCCTCAAGGATCCGTGCCCTCTTAGTGAGCGGAAAAGCTCTGATGTAATGGAAACAGAAGATAATGGAATTCAG ATTGTTAACACCTTTGTTCCAGACCCTTCAAGTCAGGAACCCTTACTTGTTGAAAATGTGCCAGATCCTCTTGCCGGGGAGCAG ACTTGGCCAACGGAAGAAGATATGAAGGAGGCTGACATAAACAACAAACAGAGAAAATTGGTAAAGAGGAAGCTTCCCCGAGGCACTTCAGAGTACCAG GCTGCTTGGATTGTTGATGACAcagatgatgaagataatgactCTGATAATGACAACCAGGCTGGTTCTGGAATGGTCATTGATGAGCAAGGTCACTCAGACCAAGGAAGTGATGGTTCGGATATAGATGCAGTGTCTCACTTTACGGAGAAGTTCGACGGAGAAACTATTGGGGATACTGAGATGGCA GATGAAGAAAATTTGACTAAAGACCAGATAGAGGCAGAGATTAAGAAAATCAAAGAAGCTAATGCTGATGATGAAG AATTTCCTGATGAGGTGGAGACACCATTAGATGTCCCAGCAAAGAAACGGTTTGCAAAATTCAGAGGACTAAAGTCATTTAGGACGTCATCCTGGGATCCTAAG GAATCATTGCCATCTGACTATGCAAGAATATTTGCATTTGATAACTTTACACGAACTCAAAAGCATGTTCTTGCTAAAATGGCCGAGTTAGATGGAGGCGTGAAGGATTGTGCTCAATTGGGATCATATGTTAGGCTTTATGTGAAAAATGTTCCTACAGATATTGCTTCCAAACTTTGTCATCCATCAAGAAGAATACCTGTGGTTGTTTCTGGTCTTTTTCAACACGAGTCAAAAATGTCAGTTCTTCACTTCAG caTAAAGAAACATGACTCATATGAAGCTCCTATCAAATCTAAGGAGCCTTTAATTTTCAATATTGGATTCCGGCAATTTACAGCAAG GCCATTGTTTTCATCCGACAACATCAACTGCAATAAACATAAAATGGAGAGATTTCTACACCATGGACGGTTTTCTGTTGCCTCTGTATATGCTCCAATTTCCTTCCCTCCACTTCCTCTAATAGTTTTGAAGAACAGAGATGGCGAGCAACCTGCCATTGCTGCTATAGGTACACTAAAAAGTGTGGATCCAGATCAGATCATTCTGAAGAAAATTGTTTTGACTGG GTATCCACAGAGAGTGTCAAAACTGAAAGCAATCGTGCGGTACATGTTCCACAATCCTGACGATGTAAAATGGTTCCAG CCTGTTGAGTTGTGGACGAAACATGGTCGTCGTGGCCGCATCAAGGAGACTGTTGGTACACATG GTGCcatgaaatgcatattcaataGCAGCATTCAGCAGCATGATACTGTGTGCATGAGCTTGTACAAACGCGCTTACCCGAAATGGCCTGAACAGCTCTACCATGTATAA
- the LOC136516284 gene encoding E3 UFM1-protein ligase 1 homolog, whose protein sequence is MDAELLELQRQLEAAQSAKSSVRLSERNVVELVQKLQERGIIDFDLLHTVSGKEYITSDHLKHEIKMEIKKKGRVSLVDLSDTLGVDLYHVERQSQKVVSDDPTLMLINGEIMSQSYWDTVTEEINEKLQERSQIALAEIAAQLHIGSELVISILEPRLGSIVKGRLEGGQLYTPAYVSRITAMVRGAARGITVPTNLPSVWNSLQQQLHEMHGASGVSVEGSFFQSIFNGLLKQGAVLGSVRAGGQWTPAVFAHAQKESVDAFFSQNSYIGYDVLQKLAIPQPKQFLEARYPDGIALDAVFVHPSVVDMLDTAVGDAIENGHWIDSLSVLPSYISGPDATKILSICPSLQKAIKSSKAVVFGESCVFSNMFIKGIFDRLEKDMDSFGIRHSVGQGRPVNANLGSEHKTGSGQYSDTKDLGDNDTSSTGVSSDRGSKKKRGKGTGSTKGGSLEKDDDNEESIPVKGKKSHRKNKDAGASGDVKHGGKKASEKMKEESTNIFPDELIEQKVLAVAPELEELGGSDDSNAPLKLLSSHLRPMLVDSWTKKRNTMLSGNAERRRRLLDNLQKQIDEAVLDMQLYEKALDVFEDDPSTSGILHKHLLRSMGTPIVDKVLITLDKDSKLKNGIEVEDSEEDHIQLSTADRSSLAKDLTGALSLKAQVLIEALEGKRFDSFMDALRDILEESGLTFKKLDKRLERTMLHSYRKDLTAQVSSENDPVSFLPKVVALLFLQAYNKALQAPGRAVGAVITLLKDKLPASTYKVLADYHSTTVKLLALQAAATDDEEDCTSDRMRERKEDLEERLMPELKSLVLGTNKE, encoded by the exons ATGGACGCGGAGCTCCTGGAGCTGCAGCGGCAGCTGGAGGCGGCGCAGAGCGCGAAGTCCAGCGTGCGCCTGTCGGAGCGGAACGTGGTGGAGCTGGTGCAGAAGCTGCAGGAGCGCGGCATCATCGACTTCGACCTCCTCCACACCGTCTCCggcaaggagtacatcacatcc GACCACTTGAAGCATGAGATTAAGATGGAGATCAAGAAGAAAGGCCGTGTGTCTCTAGTCGACTTATCAGATACCCTGGGGGTGGACCTTTACCATGTTGAGAGGCAGTCACAGAAGGTCGTCTCGGATGATCCCACTCTAATGCTGATAAATGGCGAGATCATGTCACAATCTTACTGGGACACCGTGACAGAAGAGATAAATGAGAAGCTGCAGGAACGCAGTCAGATTGCCTTGGCAGAGATTGCTGCCCAGCTGCATATTGGATCTGAGCTTGTCATCAGTATCCTCGAGCCACGGCTTGGAAGTATT GTGAAAGGAAGGCTGGAAGGTGGACAGCTATACACTCCAGCATATGTCTCACGGATTACTGCTATGGTCCGTGGTGCTGCAAGGGGTATAACAGTGCCGACAAACTTGCCATCTGTTTGGAACTCCTTGCAACAACAGCTTCATGAGATGCATGGTGCTAGTGGAGTTTCTGTGGAAGGTTCATTCTTCCAATCCATTTTCAATGGTTTGCTAAAACAAGGTGCTGTACTGGGATCAGTCCGTGCAGGAGGACAGTGGACACCAGCT GTTTTTGCCCATGCCCAAAAGGAGAGTGTTGATGCTTTTTTCTCACAG AACTCTTACATTGGGTATGACGTGCTTCAGAAACTTGCAATTCCTCAACCTAAACAGTTCTTGGAG GCCCGATATCCAGATGGTATTGCATTGGATGCTGTCTTTGTTCATCCTTCCGTGGTTGATATGCTCGATACTGCTGTTGGTGATGCAATTGAGAACGGACACTG GATTGATTCTCTTTCAGTTCTTCCATCATATATTAGTGGCCCTGATGCAACCAAAATTTTGTCTATCTGTCCATCTCTGCAGAAGGCTATCAAG TCTTCTAAAGCAGTGGTATTTGGAGAGTCATGTGTCTTTAGTAACATGTTTATTAAG GGTATTTTTGACCGACTTGAGAAAGATATGGACTCGTTTGGTATTAGACATAGTGTTGGTCAAGGAAGGCCTGTGAATGCGAATCTGGGTAGTGAGCACAAGACAGGATCTGGTCAGTACTCAGACACAAAAGATCTTGGTGATAATGACACTAGCAGTACTGGTGTTTCATCAGACAGAGGGTCAAAGAAGAAAAGGGGGAAAGGGACAGGGTCTACCAAAGGTGGATCACTTGAAAAGGATGATGACAATGAAGAAAGTATTCCTGTTAAGGGAAAGAAATCTCATAGGAAAAACAAGGATGCTGGTGCATCAGGCGATGTAAAACATGGTGGTAAAAAAGCGTCAGAGAAAATGAAAGAGGAGAGTACAAACATCTTCCCTGATGAATTGATAGAGCAAAAGGTTCTGGCTGTCGCTCCAGAGTTAGAAGAGTTAGGAG GCTCTGATGACTCGAATGCCCCCCTTAAGTTGTTGTCTTCTCACTTGAGGCCAATGCTTGTTGACTCATGGACAAAGAAACGGAACACTATGCTGTCTGGAAATGCTGAAAGGAGGCGTCGCTTGCTCGATAATCTGCAGAAGCAGATAGATGAG GCTGTCCTGGATATGCAACTTTATGAAAAAGCTTTGGATGTATTTGAGGACGATCCTTCTACTTCT GGTATACTACACAAGCATCTGCTAAGAAGTATGGGCACTCCAATAGTTGACAAAGTTTTGATTACATTG GATAAggatagcaaattgaagaatGGAATAGAGGTTGAGGATAGCGAAGAAGATCACATCCAATTAAGCACGGCTGACCGAAGCTCTCTG GCCAAGGATCTTACTGGTGCATTGTCATTGAAGGCTCAAGTTTTAATCGAAGCACTGGAGGGAAAG AGATTTGATTCATTTATGGATGCCTTAAGAGATATACTGGAGGAAAG TGGCTTGACATTTAAGAAGCTTGATAAAAGATTAGAGAGGACAATGCTGCATTCCTATCGCAAG GACTTGACAGCTCAAGTTTCATCAGAGAACGATCCTGTTTCCTTTCTTCCAAAAGTCGTTGCTTTACTTTTTCTGCAG GCATATAATAAGGCTCTTCAGGCACCAGGAAGGGCTGTTGGTGCTGTTATCACACTGCTGAAG GATAAGCTGCCAGCTTCAACCTACAAGGTATTGGCTGATTATCACAGCACTACTGTGAAACTTCTAGCACTACAAGCTGCTGCTACTGACGAT GAAGAAGATTGCACATCAGACCGAATGCGAGAAAGGAAGGAAGATCTGGAAGAAAGGCTGATGCCAGAACTGAAATCCCTGGTCCTTGGCACAAACAAAGAGTGA
- the LOC136516962 gene encoding uncharacterized protein isoform X1 — translation MGGGRAQVNKAHKSRFASKASRHAHKIDKVRNKSETSHRAAVKGARAARIQQSKTIRDKKRAALLKEKRSSTGSSSSPRVIVLVGLSSSANVGSLAKDLLAFAEGGDGKLKSSTVASPTHKLRTTVLQAPYGDLTICMELAKVADLLAFVLPANSFYSGDSNGSIDEFGSQCLSVLRAMGLPSTAVFIRDLPADSKSRQELKKAASSFLSAELPEDCKFYLADTKDDLHKFMWLFKEQHLSSPHWRSQRPYVMSEQVCINPDENTGLCTLLVSGYLRAHNLSVNQLVHVSGAGDFQLGQIDVLKDPCPLSERKSSDVMETEDNGIQIVNTFVPDPSSQEPLLVENVPDPLAGEQTWPTEEDMKEADINNKQRKLVKRKLPRGTSEYQAAWIVDDTDDEDNDSDNDNQAGSGMVIDEQGHSDQGSDGSDIDAVSHFTEKFDGETIGDTEMADEENLTKDQIEAEIKKIKEANADDEEFPDEVETPLDVPAKKRFAKFRGLKSFRTSSWDPKESLPSDYARIFAFDNFTRTQKHVLAKMAELDGGVKDCAQLGSYVRLYVKNVPTDIASKLCHPSRRIPVVVSGLFQHESKMSVLHFSIKKHDSYEAPIKSKEPLIFNIGFRQFTARPLFSSDNINCNKHKMERFLHHGRFSVASVYAPISFPPLPLIVLKNRDGEQPAIAAIGTLKSVDPDQIILKKIVLTGYPQRVSKLKAIVRYMFHNPDDVKWFQPVELWTKHGRRGRIKETVGTHGAMKCIFNSSIQQHDTVCMSLYKRAYPKWPEQLYHV, via the exons atgGGCGGGGGCCGCGCGCAGGTGAACAAGGCCCACAAGAGCCGCTTCGCGTCCAAGGCCTCCCGCCACGCGCACAAGATAG ACAAGGTCAGGAACAAGTCAGAGACCAGCCACCGCGCCGCCGTCAAGGGTGCCCGCGCCGCGCGCATCCAGCAGAGCAAGACG ATCCGTGATAAAAAACGTGCTGCTTTGCTGAAGGAGAAACGTTCATCAACTGGATCTTCAAGCTCACCACGTGTCATT GTTCTTGtcggcctttcttcatcagcaaaTGTCGGATCGCTTGCCAAAGATCTTTTGGCATTTGCGGAAGGCGGTGATGGGAAACTGAAATCATCTACTGTTGCTTCTCCTACTCATAAGCTTCGAACCACG GTACTGCAAGCACCATATGGTGATCTTACCATATGCATGGAACTGGCAAAG GTTGCTGATTTGTTAGCGTTTGTACTACCAGCCAATTCATTCTACAGTGGTGATTCGAACGGCTCAATTGACGAGTTTGGATCTCAATGTCTGTCTGTATTGAGGGCCATGGGCTTACCTAGTACAGCCGTTTTCATCCGT GATCTTCCAGCGGATAGTAAAAGTAGGCAGGAATTGAAGAAAGCAGCAAGTTCTTTCCTTTCTGCAGAGCTGCCTGAGGACTGCAAGTTTTACTTAGCAGACACAAAGGATGATTTGCATAAG TTCATGTGGCTTTTCAAGGAGCAGCATCTTTCGTCACCACATTGGAGAAGCCAGAGACCTTATGTTATGTCTGAGCAG GTTTGCATAAATCCTGATGAAAATACAGGATTGTGCACATTGCTCGTGTCTGGATATCTGCGGGCCCACAATCTTTCAGTGAATCAGCTT GTACATGTTTCAGGTGCTGGTGATTTTCAGTTGGGTCAAATTGATGTCCTCAAGGATCCGTGCCCTCTTAGTGAGCGGAAAAGCTCTGATGTAATGGAAACAGAAGATAATGGAATTCAG ATTGTTAACACCTTTGTTCCAGACCCTTCAAGTCAGGAACCCTTACTTGTTGAAAATGTGCCAGATCCTCTTGCCGGGGAGCAG ACTTGGCCAACGGAAGAAGATATGAAGGAGGCTGACATAAACAACAAACAGAGAAAATTGGTAAAGAGGAAGCTTCCCCGAGGCACTTCAGAGTACCAG GCTGCTTGGATTGTTGATGACAcagatgatgaagataatgactCTGATAATGACAACCAGGCTGGTTCTGGAATGGTCATTGATGAGCAAGGTCACTCAGACCAAGGAAGTGATGGTTCGGATATAGATGCAGTGTCTCACTTTACGGAGAAGTTCGACGGAGAAACTATTGGGGATACTGAGATGGCA GATGAAGAAAATTTGACTAAAGACCAGATAGAGGCAGAGATTAAGAAAATCAAAGAAGCTAATGCTGATGATGAAG AATTTCCTGATGAGGTGGAGACACCATTAGATGTCCCAGCAAAGAAACGGTTTGCAAAATTCAGAGGACTAAAGTCATTTAGGACGTCATCCTGGGATCCTAAG GAATCATTGCCATCTGACTATGCAAGAATATTTGCATTTGATAACTTTACACGAACTCAAAAGCATGTTCTTGCTAAAATGGCCGAGTTAGATGGAGGCGTGAAGGATTGTGCTCAATTGGGATCATATGTTAGGCTTTATGTGAAAAATGTTCCTACAGATATTGCTTCCAAACTTTGTCATCCATCAAGAAGAATACCTGTGGTTGTTTCTGGTCTTTTTCAACACGAGTCAAAAATGTCAGTTCTTCACTTCAG caTAAAGAAACATGACTCATATGAAGCTCCTATCAAATCTAAGGAGCCTTTAATTTTCAATATTGGATTCCGGCAATTTACAGCAAG GCCATTGTTTTCATCCGACAACATCAACTGCAATAAACATAAAATGGAGAGATTTCTACACCATGGACGGTTTTCTGTTGCCTCTGTATATGCTCCAATTTCCTTCCCTCCACTTCCTCTAATAGTTTTGAAGAACAGAGATGGCGAGCAACCTGCCATTGCTGCTATAGGTACACTAAAAAGTGTGGATCCAGATCAGATCATTCTGAAGAAAATTGTTTTGACTGG GTATCCACAGAGAGTGTCAAAACTGAAAGCAATCGTGCGGTACATGTTCCACAATCCTGACGATGTAAAATGGTTCCAG CCTGTTGAGTTGTGGACGAAACATGGTCGTCGTGGCCGCATCAAGGAGACTGTTGGTACACATG GTGCcatgaaatgcatattcaataGCAGCATTCAGCAGCATGATACTGTGTGCATGAGCTTGTACAAACGCGCTTACCCGAAATGGCCTGAACAGCTCTACCATGTATAA
- the LOC136517613 gene encoding uncharacterized protein, which yields MVVLHVKSAAPASASSSSPAQDGDEDTEFLYECTASADVASALGALAGLQAALLSLCRRLRARCAGAGDAATGELERALDEAEAYASKEQVLRNRFLSPRALREHIRNIEKKCATALQEPPEALSLQESSSGNKHERIQIWWAGKELAMDQKLSDYIGVNDKTKIVIRLTQARHEC from the exons ATGGTCGTGCTGCACGTGAAGTCGGCGGCGCCCGCCTCCGCTTCCTCCTCCTCTCCGGCGCAGGACGGGGACGAGGATACGGAGTTCCTGTACGAGTGCACCGCCTCCGCGGACGTCGCGTCCGCCCTCGGCGCGCTCGCGGGCCTCCAGGCcgccctcctctccctctgccgccgcctccgag CGAGGTGCGCGGGTGCTGGTGATGCCGCGACGGGCGAGCTCGAGAGGGCGCTGGACGAGGCCGAGGCCTACGCTTCCAAG GAACAAGTGCTGCGTAACAGATTCCTATCCCCTCGTGCTCTAAGGGAACATATCAGGAACATTGAGAAGAAATGCGCTACTGCTCTACAAGAACCTCCAGAGGCGTTGTCTCTGCAAGAATCATCATCAG GCAACAAGCATGAGAGAATACAGATTTGGTGGGCTGGGAAAGAGCTAGCCATGGACCAGAAGCTATCCGACTATATCGGTGTTAATGATAAAACCAAG ATTGTCATCAGGCTAACTCAAGCTCGTCATGAGTGTTGA
- the LOC136517644 gene encoding disease resistance protein RGA5-like produces the protein MGEDDRHCSRQFKVLSIVGFGGLGKTTLANQVYSKIKNEFECTAFVTVSRTPHMPKILKGILSGVGYGDTEMEDDVQKLIEILRATLNDKRYFIIIDDLWSIKDWRTIECTFVENNNASRVITTTRIQDVGASCCFLSQGHVYQMQPLNELHSRRLFFKRLFDTEDSCPEQFREISHDMLRKCKGVPLAITSIASLLANHMHVDIWGKIHNSLGSELYTNPTLEWMRHVLSLSYNDLSHELKTCLLYLGTYPEDYQIRKYELVRKWIAEGFVREKHGLDMQEAAVSCFNELINRSMIQPCFNEDDFGEVLTCQVHDLMLELIISKCKEENFITIIDRKFPMNGALQIRRISHHQFHNRDMALTVESMSASQVRTYVSLRVADCMPPFSKFELLRVLDMERSFSMDLICLDVSAINHLFLLRYLRVWGFRVVLPKKFGKLKHLMTLNMSQPWLDNPSEQLSDFSSLSSLRHLSLPGCVILKNGLSKLCNLRDLFWFDFCSNSTECIRDLSELTNLRNLQVMMYNYSRPDGVENNRKTTILSTSLNKLGNSNLCNLAFEVVSSARAPSAQFWSNCLARPRHLQRFSLYGVTMPKVPNWIGHADRLAHVELEVQELPSDDVQVLAQLPCLIYLQLRAKTIPENIIIIHPQTFHSLECFKFFCGGLPSLTFEPAAMPQLQRLEIQLGLGQGAMELQDDNLVSGIEHLASLEKISLYRCAKCGQGSKIESAWRGAISRHPKSQALQIYVNCREYDGNGKLV, from the exons ATGGGAGAAGATGACCGTCATTGTTCTCGACAATTTAAAGTGCTATCCATCGTCGGTTTCGGTGGCCTCGGCAAGACAACTCTTGCAAACCAAGTGTACTCTAAAATCAAGAATGAGTTTGAGTGCACGGCGTTCGTGACCGTCTCTagaactcctcacatgccaaagATTCTCAAGGGAATACTGTCTGGAGTTGGATATGGTGACACGGAAATGGAAGATGATGTCCAAAAGCTTATTGAGATACTAAGAGCTACGCTCAACGATAAGAG GTACTTCATCATAATTGATGACTTATGGAGCATCAAGGATTGGCGCACTATTGAGTGCACTTTTGTGGAAAATAATAATGCCAGCAGAGTGATAACTACCACACGTATTCAAGACGTTGGTGCATCTTGTTGCTTTCTAAGTCAAGGCCATGTATACCAGATGCAACCTCTTAATGAGCTTCACTCAAGAAGGTTGTTTTTCAAAAGGCTATTTGATACAGAAGATAGTTGTCCTGAGCAATTCAGAGAGATTTCACATGACATGTTAAGGAAATGTAAAGGGGTACCATTGGCAATTACTAGTATTGCTAGCCTTCTGGCTAACCACATGCACGTTGACATATGGGGGAAGATACATAATTCGTTGGGTTCCGAGTTGTACACAAATCCTACACTAGAATGGATGAGGCATGTGTTAAGTCTTAGCTACAATGACCTGTCACATGAGCTCAAGACATGCTTGTTGTATCTTGGTACGTATCCTGAAGATTATCAAATCCGCAAGTATGAATTGGTAAGAAAATGGATAGCTGAAGGATTTGTTAGGGAAAAGCATGGTTTAGATATGCAGGAAGCTGCTGTAAGCTGTTTCAATGAACTCATCAACAGAAGTATGATCCAACCTTGCTTCAATGAAGATGATTTTGGTGAGGTGTTGACATGTCAAGTTCACGACCTAATGCTTGAGCTTATTATATCGAAGTGCAAAGAGGAAAACTTCATCACTATAATCGATAGGAAGTTCCCCATGAATGGAGCTTTGCAGATTCGCCGGATCAGCCATCATCAGTTCCATAACAGAGACATGGCCCTGACAGTTGAGAGTATGAGTGCATCACAAGTCCGGACATACGTTTCCTTGCGTGTGGCTGATTGTATGCCTCCATTTTCGAAATTTGAGCTTTTGAGAGTCTTGGACATGGAACGTAGCTTTTCTATGGACCTTATATGCCTTGATGTGTCTGCTATAAATCACCTCTTTCTGCTGAGGTATCTGAGGGTCTGGGGCTTTCGCGTCGTGCTGCCAAAGAAATTTGGAAAGCTAAAGCATTTGATGACCCTAAATATGTCCCAGCCATGGTTGGATAATCCTAGTGAACAACTATCAGATTTTAGTTCCTTGTCATCTCTAAGGCATCTCAGTTTACCAGGATGTGTAATTTTAAAAAATGGGCTTAGCAAGTTGTGCAACCTACGTGATCTGTTCTGGTTTGACTTTTGTTCTAATTCCACAGAGTGCATCAGAGATCTCAGTGAGTTGACCAATCTTAGAAATCTTCAGGTGATGATGTACAATTACTCAAGGCCAGATGGCGTAGAAAATAATCGTAAGACAACAATCTTGTCAACTTCTCTTAACAAGCTTGGGAACAGCAACCTCTGCAATCTGGCTTTTGAGGTTGTGTCAAGTGCCAGGGCCCCATCAGCACAATTCTGGAGTAACTGCTTGGCACGCCCACGGCATCTGCAGAGGTTTAGCTTGTACGGCGTAACAATGCCCAAGGTCCCAAATTGGATTGGGCATGCAGACAGGTTGGCGCATGTTGAACTAGAGGTCCAGGAGCTCCCAAGTGATGATGTCCAGGTTCTTGCACAGTTGCCCTGCCTCATCTACCTCCAGTTAAGAGCTAAAACAATCCCAGAGAACATCATCATTATCCACCCCCAAACATTCCACAGCCTCGAGTGCTTCAAATTCTTTTGTGGTGGGCTGCCAAGCTTGACTTTTGAGCCAGCTGCAATGCCGCAGCTACAGAGACTGGAGATACAACTTGGCCTTGGACAAGGTGCAATGGAACTGCAAGACGACAATCTAGTTAGTGGCATCGAGCACCTTGCTAGCCTCGAAAAGATCTCCTTGTATAGATGTGCTAAATGCGGTCAGGGGTCCAAAATAGAATCTGCATGGAGAGGCGCCATCAGCAGGCACCCGAAAAGTCAAGCCCTACAGATTTATGTAAACTGTAGAGAGTATGATGGAAATGGAAAATTGGTATGA